The following are encoded together in the Thermosipho atlanticus DSM 15807 genome:
- the rpmI gene encoding 50S ribosomal protein L35, translating to MAKNKMKTHKSAAKRFSVTKNGKIMRRRAYAWHKTGKKRRSTLRKLRLEVEVKPADKKRILRMLGKR from the coding sequence ATGGCCAAGAATAAAATGAAAACTCATAAGTCAGCCGCTAAAAGATTTAGTGTAACAAAAAACGGCAAGATAATGAGAAGAAGAGCTTACGCCTGGCACAAAACAGGAAAAAAGAGAAGATCTACACTTAGAAAACTAAGATTAGAAGTAGAAGTTAAACCAGCTGATAAAAAAAGAATTCTAAGAATGCTCGGGAAAAGATAA
- the rplT gene encoding 50S ribosomal protein L20, translated as MRVKNAINARKKRKKFLKSVKGYRGALSRRYRLAKQAYIKAKKHAYVGRKLKKRNFRKLWITRINIAARNEGLKYNELIYGLKLAGIAINRKMLAELAVNDPESFREYVNIAKEAINK; from the coding sequence ATGCGTGTAAAAAATGCAATTAATGCAAGAAAAAAAAGAAAAAAATTCTTGAAATCAGTTAAAGGTTATAGAGGTGCTTTAAGCAGAAGATATAGACTTGCAAAACAGGCATACATTAAAGCTAAAAAACATGCATATGTTGGAAGAAAATTGAAAAAAAGGAATTTCAGAAAACTCTGGATAACAAGAATAAATATAGCTGCTAGAAATGAAGGTTTAAAATACAATGAATTAATTTATGGCTTGAAACTAGCGGGTATAGCTATTAACAGAAAAATGCTTGCAGAACTTGCAGTAAATGATCCAGAGTCCTTTAGAGAGTATGTTAATATTGCAAAGGAAGCAATAAACAAATAA
- the rpsB gene encoding 30S ribosomal protein S2, which translates to MPIVSMKQLLEAGVHFGHRTQRWNPKMKEYIFGARKGIYIIDLQKTSKLLDEAYNFVREKAADGGTILFVGTKKQAQQVIKQEAERCGAFYVNHRWLGGLLTNFKTIRQRIDKLIELEEMEANGEFEKLTKKEQSRLKRILEKLRKNLGGLKNMDRIPDIIYIVDPKKERNAIYEANLLKIPTVGIVDTNCDPDEIDYIIPGNDDAIRAIQLITSKIADAYLEGKEGVAFEESKEATTESTKKEKEEELFEIEDTEEQEEI; encoded by the coding sequence GTGCCAATTGTATCAATGAAACAACTTTTAGAAGCGGGTGTACACTTTGGACATAGAACTCAAAGATGGAACCCTAAAATGAAAGAATATATTTTCGGAGCAAGAAAAGGTATTTATATCATCGATCTGCAAAAAACATCAAAACTTTTAGATGAAGCATACAATTTTGTTAGAGAGAAAGCAGCAGATGGTGGAACTATTCTTTTTGTTGGTACCAAGAAACAAGCTCAACAAGTTATTAAACAAGAAGCAGAAAGATGTGGCGCTTTTTATGTCAATCATAGGTGGCTTGGTGGCCTTCTAACCAATTTCAAAACTATTAGACAAAGAATTGATAAATTAATCGAACTTGAAGAAATGGAAGCAAATGGAGAATTCGAAAAGCTCACTAAAAAAGAACAAAGTAGATTAAAAAGAATATTAGAAAAACTTAGAAAAAACCTTGGCGGTTTAAAAAACATGGACAGAATCCCTGATATAATTTACATTGTTGATCCTAAAAAAGAAAGAAATGCGATATATGAGGCAAATCTCCTCAAAATCCCCACAGTTGGAATTGTTGATACAAATTGTGATCCTGACGAAATTGATTACATAATTCCAGGAAATGACGATGCTATTAGAGCTATTCAACTTATTACTTCCAAAATTGCAGATGCTTATCTGGAAGGTAAAGAAGGGGTTGCATTTGAAGAAAGTAAAGAAGCAACTACAGAAAGTACTAAAAAAGAAAAGGAAGAAGAATTATTTGAAATTGAAGATACAGAAGAACAAGAAGAAATTTAA
- the tmk gene encoding dTMP kinase has translation MFISFEGLDGCGKSTQLEMLFDYLRNLGKKVIKVREPGGTEIGEKIRSILLNKELDINERAELLLFLASRAQLVEEVIKPALRNGYFVLADRFADSSIAYQGGARNLGVETVEFLNRFATNNIFPNIVFFIDISVEVALKRINKKKKDRMEIEGRSFLEKVRDTYLKISNTKSNFVIINGERSVDEIFYDVRKVIDNYIISK, from the coding sequence ATGTTCATTTCATTTGAAGGATTAGACGGATGTGGAAAAAGCACACAGTTGGAGATGCTTTTTGATTATTTAAGAAATCTTGGAAAAAAAGTTATAAAAGTTAGAGAACCTGGCGGAACAGAAATAGGTGAAAAAATCCGCTCAATATTGTTAAATAAAGAACTTGACATAAATGAAAGAGCGGAATTATTACTTTTTTTAGCTTCAAGAGCTCAATTAGTAGAAGAAGTTATAAAGCCTGCTCTTAGAAACGGATATTTCGTATTAGCGGATAGATTTGCAGACTCCAGCATAGCCTATCAGGGTGGAGCGAGAAACTTAGGAGTTGAAACAGTAGAATTTCTTAACAGATTTGCTACTAATAATATTTTTCCAAACATTGTTTTCTTCATCGATATTTCTGTTGAAGTCGCTCTAAAAAGAATAAACAAGAAGAAGAAAGACAGAATGGAAATTGAAGGAAGAAGTTTTTTGGAAAAAGTAAGAGATACTTATCTCAAAATTTCCAATACTAAATCAAACTTTGTTATCATCAACGGAGAAAGGTCTGTTGATGAAATATTCTATGATGTAAGAAAAGTTATCGACAATTACATTATATCTAAATAA
- a CDS encoding TlyA family RNA methyltransferase, with the protein MGIKKKRLDVLLVEKGLVESREKAKRLIMAGNVIVNNERVDKPGKMFDENIDIRVKEKEKYVSRGGYKIEGAWKSFKFEIKDKVACDIGASTGGFTDFLLQNGVKKVYCVDVGYGQLHWKIRNNPKVIVLERTNARELDLEERVDLVVCDVSFISLKKIFPTIKRILKSEGKAIVLVKPQFEAGKNKVGKGGIVRSKEIHKEVLYDIIKNALNNGLCPEKLDFSKIKGTDGNIEFFLELANKNCDCMISFKKISTIVNKAWEELS; encoded by the coding sequence ATGGGTATTAAGAAAAAAAGACTTGATGTTTTGTTAGTTGAAAAGGGTCTGGTCGAAAGTCGAGAAAAAGCAAAAAGATTGATAATGGCAGGTAATGTAATTGTAAATAATGAAAGAGTGGATAAACCAGGTAAAATGTTTGATGAGAATATTGACATACGTGTAAAAGAGAAAGAAAAATATGTAAGTAGAGGTGGATATAAAATTGAAGGTGCTTGGAAAAGTTTTAAGTTTGAAATAAAAGATAAAGTAGCATGCGATATAGGAGCTTCAACTGGTGGATTTACTGACTTTTTGCTTCAGAATGGGGTAAAAAAAGTCTATTGTGTAGATGTAGGTTACGGACAATTACATTGGAAAATCAGAAACAATCCTAAAGTGATTGTCTTAGAGAGAACCAATGCTCGAGAATTAGATTTAGAAGAAAGAGTTGATCTTGTTGTTTGTGATGTTTCGTTTATTTCATTAAAAAAGATATTTCCTACTATAAAAAGGATCCTTAAATCGGAAGGTAAAGCAATAGTGTTAGTAAAACCTCAATTTGAAGCTGGAAAAAACAAAGTAGGAAAAGGTGGAATAGTTAGATCAAAAGAAATTCACAAAGAAGTTTTATATGATATAATAAAAAATGCTTTGAATAATGGTTTATGTCCAGAAAAATTGGATTTTTCCAAAATAAAAGGTACAGATGGAAATATAGAATTCTTTTTAGAATTGGCAAATAAAAATTGCGATTGCATGATTTCATTTAAAAAAATAAGTACAATTGTAAATAAAGCTTGGGAGGAATTGTCTTGA
- the truA gene encoding tRNA pseudouridine(38-40) synthase TruA, translating into MKRFAIEFSYDGTNFFGYQGQPNVRTVQGELENALEKIFKQRIYTQAAGRTDAGVHANGQVAAFNCPIDRLTSKDVKNALNANLPRDIYVKTAWEVEKNFNPRFAAKKRIYHYFIYTNERDVFLRNYVWHFKYKLNIEKMRKAAKFLEGEHDFTSFKKGNDRKNPVRTIYRIRILKLKPHIILIRVEGISFLRSMVRNIVGSLVKVGLEQWSPEKIKEVLELRSRQEAAGTAPPHGLYLYKVIF; encoded by the coding sequence ATGAAAAGATTTGCTATAGAATTTTCTTACGACGGTACAAATTTTTTTGGTTATCAAGGGCAGCCAAACGTTAGGACTGTTCAAGGTGAATTAGAAAATGCTTTAGAGAAAATCTTTAAACAAAGAATATATACTCAAGCTGCTGGTCGAACTGATGCAGGAGTTCATGCAAACGGACAAGTTGCAGCGTTTAATTGTCCGATAGATAGATTGACTTCAAAGGATGTAAAAAACGCTTTGAATGCTAATCTTCCAAGAGATATATACGTAAAAACAGCTTGGGAAGTAGAGAAAAATTTTAATCCAAGGTTTGCTGCTAAAAAAAGAATATATCATTATTTTATATACACAAATGAAAGGGATGTCTTTTTAAGAAATTATGTTTGGCATTTCAAATATAAGTTGAATATTGAAAAAATGAGAAAAGCTGCAAAGTTTTTGGAAGGAGAGCACGATTTTACTTCTTTTAAGAAAGGTAATGATAGGAAAAATCCTGTCAGGACAATTTATAGAATTAGAATTTTGAAACTAAAACCACATATTATTCTAATCAGAGTAGAAGGAATATCTTTTTTGAGGAGTATGGTAAGAAATATAGTTGGTTCGCTTGTTAAAGTTGGACTTGAACAGTGGTCTCCAGAGAAAATTAAAGAAGTTTTGGAACTACGTTCTAGGCAGGAAGCTGCTGGGACTGCACCTCCACATGGTTTGTATTTGTATAAAGTCATTTTTTAA
- a CDS encoding GAF domain-containing protein, whose protein sequence is MSELLDLKVGKYSFMIEIVIILPFLLFITPETVAILAAISKLVFSRKNKIVRSIFSFFMYSFGTFLYYSTSLDYFKLPLFVFGILLSNFFLLLIYFNIETFKEIMGMIPKSYLILFSLSLIMSFGYFFAEVKLGYLFYLFIVYALISYQLYEYVRQFNVSLIEKIEFERLKNISESLLKLKNLVFENEERDLERSLQKLLEIVCKISGFHVAVLSLFNNNTGYVERIAHFGLTEEDFERAKNNKPKISEVVKYFNKKFENNGVYFIPEGLALIESNIGFIISHERKIDSERSWDPKDLLLIPIKDELSNLIGYISLDVPQSGMRPTKNDMNLLNFLSWIVYKFLSKTLHIKYWLNDTGVYFKNASYVSFIRFCENKIKESENVTLAYLDIENYLFEKFRNMAIYYKISSENYMILFFNVSKRFVLLYLDEMNNFLKEKYSDVSLSIGLVYSKKNQKNIFQLIYEAKKALKIAKKSGGGRIHSL, encoded by the coding sequence TTGAGTGAATTGTTAGATCTAAAAGTTGGTAAATATTCTTTTATGATCGAAATTGTTATTATTCTTCCATTTTTATTATTTATTACACCAGAAACTGTTGCGATTTTAGCTGCTATTTCAAAACTAGTATTTTCTAGAAAAAATAAAATAGTTCGATCAATTTTTTCGTTTTTTATGTATTCATTTGGAACTTTTTTGTATTATTCTACAAGTTTAGATTACTTTAAGTTACCTTTATTTGTTTTTGGGATATTGTTAAGTAATTTCTTTTTATTGCTGATTTATTTTAATATTGAGACATTTAAAGAAATTATGGGTATGATCCCAAAAAGTTATTTAATACTTTTTTCCCTTTCTTTAATTATGTCTTTCGGTTATTTTTTTGCAGAAGTAAAACTTGGATATCTTTTCTATTTGTTTATTGTGTATGCATTGATTTCGTACCAATTATATGAATATGTGAGACAGTTTAATGTCAGTTTAATTGAAAAAATAGAGTTTGAAAGACTAAAAAATATTAGTGAAAGTTTGTTAAAATTAAAAAACTTGGTTTTTGAAAACGAAGAGAGAGATCTTGAAAGAAGTTTGCAAAAATTACTTGAAATTGTTTGCAAAATTTCTGGCTTTCATGTGGCAGTATTAAGTTTGTTTAACAATAACACAGGATATGTTGAAAGGATAGCTCATTTTGGTTTAACTGAAGAAGATTTCGAAAGAGCTAAGAATAACAAGCCTAAAATAAGTGAAGTTGTAAAATACTTTAACAAAAAGTTTGAAAATAATGGCGTTTATTTTATTCCTGAAGGATTGGCTTTAATAGAATCAAATATTGGTTTTATAATTTCACATGAAAGAAAAATAGATAGTGAAAGAAGCTGGGATCCGAAAGATTTACTTTTAATACCTATTAAAGACGAATTGTCCAACTTAATAGGTTATATAAGTTTGGATGTTCCTCAATCTGGGATGAGGCCCACTAAAAACGATATGAACTTGTTGAATTTTCTATCTTGGATAGTATACAAATTTTTAAGTAAAACATTGCATATAAAATATTGGTTGAATGATACAGGGGTATATTTTAAGAATGCTTCATATGTTTCTTTTATAAGGTTTTGTGAAAATAAAATTAAAGAGTCAGAAAATGTGACTTTGGCATATTTGGATATTGAGAATTACTTATTTGAAAAATTTAGAAACATGGCAATTTATTATAAAATAAGTTCTGAGAATTATATGATTTTATTTTTCAATGTTTCTAAACGTTTTGTTTTATTATATTTAGATGAAATGAATAATTTTTTAAAAGAAAAGTACTCTGATGTAAGTCTGAGTATAGGATTAGTTTACAGCAAAAAAAATCAGAAGAACATTTTTCAATTAATATACGAAGCCAAAAAAGCATTAAAAATAGCAAAAAAATCTGGTGGTGGGAGGATTCATTCTTTATGA
- a CDS encoding M3 family oligoendopeptidase: MKWNLKTLYSQPDEKIIRKDLENSLKKAKSLVLKYENLINENINSETAKQIFLEIEELLNKLSKPLQYTELLFSENTLNTFSQQLYSLTNQFYSKIMEIISPLNTYFAKLSNKKLEELAENIPEYSNFIKKILEEKKHILSKDAEKILAATSISRREAIAELYGKITSSYIFKIKIDGQVKKLTDSEVRALRKSPNSSLRKKAMKTLLDRYDKDNIVINGLYNLVVKDYDTEARLRNYNEPISMRNMENRVSDISVKKLIDITLDNIDLVHKYYNWKSDVMKETLTPADIYAPIGKSLKKYSFEEAKEIVLEAYYEFDEKVGNIIKEFFEEERIHSDITQGKIGGAFCAYYSPTIKPYILINFTGNISDVMALAHELGHGLHGVLSSKQTYLNYHTPLTMAELASVFGEFLVFEKLKNQLIGEERNYFIASKLEEIFATMFRQNMFVRFEIQAHNTINTQGMATWEELSKIYEKELQLMFGNSVKITPEYRYEWATIPHLFHTPFYVYAYNYANCLVIALYEKYLEEGKNFAPKYIELLESGGKNKPEHLLKKVGINIDNEDFWQKAFDFLNKMLKEII, translated from the coding sequence ATGAAATGGAATTTGAAAACTCTCTATTCGCAACCAGATGAAAAGATTATACGAAAAGACTTGGAAAATTCCTTAAAAAAAGCAAAAAGTTTAGTATTAAAATATGAAAATTTAATAAATGAAAATATAAACTCTGAAACTGCTAAACAAATTTTCTTGGAAATTGAGGAATTGTTAAACAAACTTTCAAAACCTTTACAATACACTGAATTATTATTTTCTGAAAACACTCTTAATACTTTTTCACAACAACTGTACAGTTTAACCAATCAATTTTATTCAAAGATAATGGAAATTATTTCACCTTTAAATACCTATTTTGCAAAACTTTCCAACAAAAAGCTCGAAGAACTTGCTGAAAATATTCCCGAATATTCAAATTTCATTAAAAAAATATTAGAAGAAAAAAAACACATACTTTCTAAAGATGCTGAAAAAATACTTGCAGCAACAAGCATTTCTAGAAGAGAAGCAATAGCAGAATTATATGGAAAAATTACTTCTTCCTATATTTTTAAAATTAAAATTGATGGTCAAGTAAAAAAACTTACGGATAGTGAAGTTAGAGCCTTAAGAAAATCTCCAAATAGCTCTCTAAGGAAAAAGGCCATGAAAACCTTACTTGACAGATATGATAAAGATAACATTGTAATAAATGGTTTATACAATCTTGTTGTAAAAGATTACGACACCGAAGCTCGACTGAGAAATTATAACGAGCCAATATCAATGAGAAATATGGAAAATAGAGTCTCTGATATAAGTGTTAAAAAACTCATTGATATTACTTTAGATAATATTGATTTAGTTCATAAGTATTACAACTGGAAGTCAGATGTAATGAAAGAAACATTAACCCCTGCCGATATATATGCTCCTATAGGTAAATCTTTGAAAAAATATTCATTTGAAGAAGCTAAAGAAATTGTACTAGAAGCTTATTATGAATTCGACGAGAAAGTCGGGAACATTATAAAGGAATTTTTTGAGGAAGAAAGAATACATTCTGATATAACTCAGGGAAAAATAGGAGGAGCATTTTGTGCATATTATTCTCCAACAATAAAGCCTTACATTCTAATAAATTTCACTGGAAATATAAGTGATGTAATGGCGCTTGCTCATGAACTTGGGCATGGATTACACGGTGTGCTTTCATCAAAACAAACTTATTTAAACTATCATACACCCCTTACCATGGCAGAACTTGCTTCTGTTTTTGGGGAATTTTTAGTCTTTGAAAAACTCAAAAATCAACTAATCGGTGAAGAAAGAAACTACTTTATTGCCTCAAAATTAGAAGAAATTTTCGCCACTATGTTTAGACAAAATATGTTTGTACGTTTTGAAATTCAAGCTCACAATACCATCAACACTCAGGGAATGGCTACCTGGGAAGAATTGTCCAAAATCTATGAAAAAGAATTACAATTGATGTTTGGAAACAGTGTGAAAATTACCCCTGAATATAGATATGAATGGGCAACGATTCCTCATCTTTTTCACACTCCTTTTTATGTTTATGCATATAACTATGCAAACTGTCTGGTTATAGCACTATACGAAAAATACCTAGAAGAAGGTAAAAATTTTGCCCCAAAATATATTGAACTGCTGGAAAGCGGTGGAAAAAATAAACCTGAACACCTTTTAAAAAAAGTCGGGATAAATATTGACAATGAAGATTTCTGGCAAAAGGCTTTTGATTTTCTGAATAAAATGCTCAAGGAAATTATTTGA
- a CDS encoding DUF58 domain-containing protein — translation MEVQNIQLIFFTTLVIFLNFLNINGISLFLLAIVIVEWVNLRKSITLFKKIKVRAKFEHQRALIDEIVELILEIKTGKNVKLTISIPELAINQVEAVIKREKMLTFHHSYYTRGKKKVDKIFLRMDSLFFKIIKKFEVDAEIFVLPNFEMVRFNKEKLLELIPNLLSHLKLLEDPTYIIGVKEYNNDPVRKIHWKLSAKFDNLLVKKYEYTSQGKLFIALFLNLHPEIFSRKAWIPILKKYTEDIISGVAGIIKDVSEKNISTKLLIDTKDGVKSVFSKNWIVHFDLLAQAYASVETYNYDIYEEIENEIQYNDTLLIISMYLTEKDIPYILRLREKSSKIIVLILPYGFRSYQTKKFKTYLNIPPDIVELQRKALVLRENNIFVEVYSENTAFQEGLELVD, via the coding sequence GTGGAAGTACAAAACATTCAGTTGATTTTTTTTACGACATTGGTGATTTTTCTTAATTTTTTAAACATTAATGGAATCAGTTTATTTTTGTTGGCAATAGTTATAGTGGAATGGGTGAATTTAAGAAAATCAATTACGCTTTTTAAAAAAATAAAAGTAAGAGCAAAATTCGAACATCAGCGTGCGTTGATAGATGAAATTGTTGAATTAATATTAGAGATTAAAACGGGAAAAAATGTAAAACTAACTATTTCTATTCCAGAATTAGCAATAAATCAAGTTGAAGCAGTTATTAAAAGAGAGAAAATGCTAACTTTTCATCATTCTTATTATACAAGGGGTAAGAAAAAAGTAGATAAGATTTTTTTACGAATGGATTCTCTCTTTTTTAAAATTATTAAAAAATTCGAAGTTGATGCAGAAATTTTTGTATTGCCGAATTTTGAAATGGTAAGATTTAATAAAGAAAAACTTCTTGAATTAATTCCAAACTTATTGAGCCATTTGAAATTACTTGAAGATCCAACTTATATAATAGGAGTTAAGGAATACAATAATGATCCTGTAAGAAAGATCCATTGGAAATTGTCGGCTAAATTTGACAATCTTTTGGTAAAAAAATATGAATATACTTCACAAGGTAAACTGTTTATTGCTTTATTTTTGAATCTTCATCCTGAGATTTTTTCCAGAAAAGCTTGGATTCCCATACTGAAAAAATACACAGAAGATATTATTTCGGGTGTGGCAGGAATAATAAAAGACGTTTCAGAAAAAAATATTTCTACTAAACTTTTAATAGATACCAAAGATGGTGTAAAGAGCGTTTTTTCAAAAAATTGGATAGTGCATTTCGATCTTTTAGCACAAGCATATGCTTCAGTAGAAACCTACAATTATGACATTTACGAAGAGATTGAAAATGAAATACAATATAACGATACTCTTCTAATAATTTCGATGTATTTAACGGAAAAAGATATACCTTATATTTTAAGGTTAAGGGAAAAGTCTTCTAAGATAATAGTTTTGATTCTTCCGTATGGTTTTAGATCATATCAAACGAAGAAGTTCAAAACTTATTTAAACATCCCACCCGATATAGTAGAGCTTCAAAGAAAAGCCTTGGTATTGCGTGAAAATAATATATTTGTTGAAGTATATAGTGAAAACACGGCATTTCAGGAGGGACTAGAGCTTGTTGATTGA
- a CDS encoding AAA family ATPase has translation MSFLELVVENVSKVIKGKDEKIKLVTSCLLAGGHVLLEDVPGVGKTMLARALAKTFDLDFKRVQFTPDLLPTDLTGLYIFEKETGKFVFRKGPMFTDVLLADEINRATPRTQSALLEAMEEKQITIEGVTHTLSDIFFTIATQNPLESEGTFPLPEAQLDRFMIRTTIGYPGKESEKKILESQFDHHPIEDIAPVITKAEFRAKMNEVKRVEISESVLDYILDIVNTTRNHEDIKVGASPRASIVLMKLSRAYALLEGRDFVLPDDVKYLAPFVLNHRIILTIEAKIKRLDPYEVISDVLERVKVVK, from the coding sequence TTGTCATTTTTAGAATTAGTAGTTGAAAATGTATCGAAAGTTATAAAAGGAAAAGATGAAAAGATAAAATTGGTTACCTCATGTCTTTTGGCCGGTGGTCATGTTTTGTTGGAAGATGTTCCGGGAGTTGGAAAGACTATGCTTGCAAGAGCATTAGCCAAAACTTTTGATTTAGATTTCAAGAGAGTGCAATTTACTCCAGATCTTTTACCTACAGATTTGACTGGATTATATATTTTTGAGAAAGAAACGGGGAAATTTGTCTTTAGGAAAGGTCCTATGTTTACGGATGTTTTACTTGCTGATGAAATTAACAGAGCTACTCCGAGAACCCAGTCTGCCCTTTTAGAGGCGATGGAAGAAAAACAAATTACTATTGAGGGTGTTACTCATACTCTTTCAGATATATTTTTTACCATAGCAACTCAAAATCCTTTGGAATCTGAGGGAACATTTCCGTTACCAGAAGCCCAGTTAGATAGATTTATGATTAGGACTACGATAGGTTATCCAGGAAAAGAAAGTGAAAAGAAAATACTCGAATCTCAATTTGACCACCACCCTATAGAAGATATTGCTCCGGTCATAACGAAAGCAGAATTTAGGGCAAAAATGAATGAAGTAAAAAGAGTAGAAATAAGCGAATCAGTACTTGATTACATTTTGGACATTGTTAACACTACAAGAAATCATGAAGACATAAAAGTTGGTGCAAGTCCACGTGCATCAATTGTATTAATGAAACTTTCAAGAGCATATGCGCTTCTTGAAGGAAGAGACTTCGTACTTCCAGATGACGTAAAATACTTAGCACCTTTTGTGCTAAATCATAGGATTATATTAACGATTGAAGCGAAGATCAAAAGGCTCGATCCATATGAAGTTATTAGTGATGTTTTAGAAAGGGTAAAAGTGGTGAAGTAA
- a CDS encoding FtsW/RodA/SpoVE family cell cycle protein, which translates to MRTSVAILFITVLVLFTIGSIAIYSLDFAKEYYYSKNSNLFEKYVINIILGVIAFLTFMFFMPQELEKYYSAFYILAISVLIIPFFFPSINGSHRWIMIGNFSFQPSEISKIFLILFFSIYVKNNKEKMKTFLVGVVEPFLFLSLPLLLIALEPDLSTSILIFLTIFTLLYFGGARLVHLFSVVILIVLIGFLAIQFGFVHSYQLHRLSSYFSNQLPWQLEIAMKAISNGGIIGTGPALGKFFLTVPAAESDFIIAVIGENLGFIGILVLLTCYFLIAISLIRVSEEINNEVIRYFTWGYTSLMFFHVIFNTGVVSGMFPITGIPLPFVSYGGSSLLSFSIGLGIIISVFFNELEGTKG; encoded by the coding sequence ATGAGGACTAGTGTCGCAATATTATTTATAACTGTTCTTGTATTGTTCACTATTGGTTCAATAGCTATTTATAGTTTGGATTTTGCAAAAGAATATTACTATTCGAAGAATTCAAATTTGTTTGAGAAATATGTAATAAACATCATATTAGGCGTAATTGCCTTTCTTACATTTATGTTCTTTATGCCTCAAGAACTTGAAAAATATTATAGTGCTTTTTATATATTGGCGATTTCAGTGCTGATAATTCCTTTCTTTTTTCCTTCAATTAATGGTTCACATCGTTGGATAATGATTGGAAATTTTAGTTTTCAGCCTTCAGAGATTTCAAAAATATTTTTGATTTTATTTTTTTCAATTTATGTAAAAAATAATAAAGAAAAAATGAAAACCTTTCTAGTGGGTGTAGTAGAACCATTTTTATTTTTATCGCTTCCATTATTATTGATTGCGTTAGAACCAGATTTAAGTACATCAATACTTATCTTTTTAACTATTTTTACGCTGTTATACTTTGGAGGAGCAAGGTTAGTTCATTTATTTTCTGTAGTTATTTTAATTGTTTTGATTGGATTTTTGGCGATCCAATTTGGATTTGTTCATTCATATCAATTACATAGGCTTAGTTCGTATTTTTCTAATCAACTACCTTGGCAATTAGAAATAGCAATGAAAGCCATTAGTAATGGTGGTATTATAGGAACCGGTCCAGCACTAGGTAAATTTTTCTTAACTGTACCTGCTGCAGAATCAGATTTTATAATTGCAGTTATAGGGGAGAATCTAGGATTTATTGGAATTCTCGTCCTACTTACTTGTTATTTTCTTATTGCAATTTCTTTGATAAGGGTTTCTGAGGAAATCAATAATGAGGTTATAAGATATTTTACATGGGGATATACTTCTTTAATGTTTTTCCATGTAATTTTTAATACAGGTGTAGTAAGTGGCATGTTTCCTATAACGGGTATTCCTCTTCCTTTTGTAAGTTATGGAGGAAGCTCTCTTTTATCATTTTCCATAGGGCTTGGAATAATTATTTCTGTGTTTTTTAACGAACTTGAAGGAACGAAAGGTTAG